The following is a genomic window from Hymenobacter monticola.
TTGACGCGAGGCTAATGCATTTTCAACTCACCTTTTCCCTTCTGCAAACTGTATGAAAAGACGCGACTTTGTAGGCCTCACCGGCTTGGCCACCGGGGCCCTGTTTCTGCCGAGCCTGCCGGGCTTCGGCCACACGCCGGTCGACCCCGCCCGCCTGCTGGAACCGGGCGCCGACGTCATTGTGAAAAAGCGGCTGGCCGATGCGGCGCTGAACGCGGCCAAGGCCGCCGGGGCCAGCTACGCCGATGTGCGCATTGGCCGCTCGCTCAACCAGTATGTGTTCACCCGCGAGAAGCAGGTGCAGAACATCGTGAGCACCGAGAGCTACGGCGTGGGCATCCGGGTGCTGGTAGGCGGCTGCTGGGGCTTCGCCTCCACGAGCGTGGTGACGGAGGCCAATCTGGCCGCCACCGCCCGCGAGGCTGTGAGCATTGCCAAGGCCAACAAGCTGGTGCTGAAGGAGCCCGTGCAGCTGGCCCCGCAGCAAGGCTACGGCGAGGTGAGCTGGAAAACGCCCATTCAGCAAAGCGCTTTCGAGGTGCCCATCAAGCAAAAGGTGGAGTTGCTGCTGGCCGCCAATGCCGCCGCACTCGACGCGGGCGCCAACTACATCAATTCGGCCCTGTTTCAGGTGAACGAGCAGAAGTACTTCGCCAGCACCGACGGGTCGTATATCGACCAGGACATTCACCGGCTTTGGCCCACTTTCAACGCGACGGCGGTGGACACGAAATCGGGCAAGTTCCGCTCGCGCGAGTCGCTGAGCGCGCCGGTGGGCCTGGGCTACGAGTACCTCACGCCCAGCGCGGCCGAGCAGGTGCGCGGCCCGCAGGGCACCGACACCGTGGGCTACAAGCTGCGCTACGACATGCTGGCCGATGCAGCGCTGGCCGGCAAGCAGGCCAAGGCCAAGCTGAGCATGAAATCTGTCACGCCCGGCAAG
Proteins encoded in this region:
- a CDS encoding TldD/PmbA family protein; this encodes MKRRDFVGLTGLATGALFLPSLPGFGHTPVDPARLLEPGADVIVKKRLADAALNAAKAAGASYADVRIGRSLNQYVFTREKQVQNIVSTESYGVGIRVLVGGCWGFASTSVVTEANLAATAREAVSIAKANKLVLKEPVQLAPQQGYGEVSWKTPIQQSAFEVPIKQKVELLLAANAAALDAGANYINSALFQVNEQKYFASTDGSYIDQDIHRLWPTFNATAVDTKSGKFRSRESLSAPVGLGYEYLTPSAAEQVRGPQGTDTVGYKLRYDMLADAALAGKQAKAKLSMKSVTPGKYDLVLDPGHLGLTIHESVGHPTELDRVLGYEANFAGTSFATLEWKAKNLPYGSKAVNIVADKLQPGSVGNVGYDDEGVKTREWDLIKEGKLVNYQKIRDQAHIVGQKESDGCAYAQSWEDVQFQRMPNVSLRPGTAKMSPDEMVKGVDKGIYIAGAGSFSIDQQRFNFQFGGQLFFAIEKGKITEPLEDVAYQSNTQEFWGACQGSCDASDYRLFGTFFDGKGQPAQVSSVSHGSATTRFNGVNVINTARKV